One window from the genome of Ciconia boyciana chromosome 8, ASM3463844v1, whole genome shotgun sequence encodes:
- the LOC140655621 gene encoding sodium/nucleoside cotransporter 1-like, with the protein MHTSAHGKSTAKRLREERAAALLEMEENQIALDNLEKGADNPAFSSVGEERLYEECDGPCGESKEERRGEGKRRFSSYCRKALQPAAKAKRFCKAHAKVLRKVILGLLGVAYLCYFIVACWLNFQRALALVVMTAVVVFFICWSLFKKHCGAKVLLLLSPIWKCFQNSWLWLKWLLWVALLGGLITWLALDTSRNPEQLISLAGFCFLVLFLFACSKHHGAVSWRAVFWGLGLEFLFGLFVLRTTPGVQAFQWLGDQIQFFLGYTTAGSSFVFGNTLIEEVFAFQTLPIVVFFSCVMSILYYLGIMQWLIVKISWLLQVSMGTTPTETLSVAGNIFVGQTEAPLLIRPYLADMTHSEIHAVMTGGFSTIAGSVMGAYISFGIDAASLIAASVMAAPCALAMSKLVYPEVEESKFKGKASIHLSSGEEQNILEAASNGAATSVGLVANIAANLIAFLAVLEFINAALCWFGEMVDIEGLSFQVICSYVLMPMAFLMGADWADSPLVAELLGIKIFLNEFVAYQQLATYKKNRLSGLEEWDGSRKQWISERAESIATFALCGFANLSSIGIMLGGLASMVPQRKGDLASIVLRALLTGICVSMLNACLAGLLHVPTEVGDCVTFLITANFSSTNYTMYTCCKQLFASSVLENRTLSFTGAWASLAESVLCLTQCCGHYNHTSCMGTT; encoded by the exons ATGCACACCAGTGCCCACGGCAAGTCAACAGCgaagaggctgagggaagaaaGAG CTGCGGCACTTCTGGAGATGGAAGAAAACCAGATAGCCCTGGACAACCTTGAGAAGGGTGCAGATAACCCAGCTTTCAGCTCTGTG GGGGAGGAGAGACTCTATGAGGAATGTGATGGTCCATGTGGTGAGagcaaagaggagaggagaggagaagggaaaaggagattCTCCTCCTACTGCAG GAAggccctgcagccagcagccaagGCAAAGCGCTTCTGCAAGGCTCATGCCAAGGTGTTAAGAAAGGTCATCCTGGGGCTCCTTGGAGTAG CCTACCTGTGCTACTTTATTGTGGCCTGTTGGCTCAACTTCCAGCGAGCCCTTGCCTTGGTTGTCATGACTGCTGTGGTTGTCTTCTTCATCTGCTGGAGCCTCTTCAAGAAGCACTGTGGGGCAAAGGTattgctgctcctcagccccaTTTGGAAATGCTTCCAAAACTCCTGGCTGTGGCTGAAATG GCTGCTGTGGGTGGCCCTCCTGGGAGGCCTGATCACGTGGCTGGCTTTGGACACCTCCAGAAATCCAGAGCAGCTCATCTCATTAGCTGGCTTCTGCTTTTTGGTGCTGTTCCTGTTTGCTTGCTCCAAGCACCATGGCGCA GTGTCCTGGAGAGCCGTTTTCTGGGGTCTTGGCTTGGAGTTCTTATTTGGACTCTTTGTCCTCCGAACAACCCCTGGTGTCCAAGCTTTCCAGTGGCTGGGTGACCAGATCCAG TTCTTCCTGGGCTACACCACAGCTGGCTCCAGCTTTGTCTTTGGGAACACACTCATTGAAGAAGTCTTTGCCTTTCAG ACTCTGCCCATAGTCGTTTTCTTCAGTTGTGTCATGTCCATCCTCTACTACCTCGGCATCATGCAGTGGCTCATTGTCAAG ATCTCCTGGCTGCTTCAGGTCTCGATGGGCACTACTCCCACTGAGACCTTGAGTGTGGCAGGGAACATTTTCGTGGGACAG ACCGAAGCCCCGCTCCTCATCCGCCCATACCTTGCAGACATGACCCATTCAGAAATCCACGCTGTGATGACTGGTGGCTTTTCAACCATTGCAGGCAGCGTGATGGGTGCCTACATATCCTTTGGG ATAGATGCAGCATCACTGATCGCAGCCTCCGTGATGGCTGCGCCCTGCGCCCTTGCCATGTCCAAACTCGTCTACCCTGAAGTGGAAGAGTCCAAGTTCAAGGGCAAAGCAAGCATCCACCTCTCCAGTGG GGAAGAGCAGAACATCCTGGAAGCTGCAAGCAATGGGGCTGCCACCTCTGTGGGGCTCGTGGCCAACATTGCAGCCAACCTCATTGCCTTCTTGGCGGTGCTGGAGTTCATCAatgctgccctgtgctggttCGGAGAGATGGTAGACATCGAGGGACTCTCTTTCCAG GTGATCTGCTCCTACGTCCTCATGCCCATGGCCTTTCTCATGGGGGCAGACTGGGCAGACTCACCGCTGGTGGCTGAGCTCTTGGGGATCAAGATCTTCCTGAATGAGTTTGTGGCGTACCAGCAGCTGGCCACGTACAAGAAGAACCGTCTGTCAGGCCTGGAGGAGTGGGACGGGAGCCGGAAACAGTGGATATCT GAGCGAGCTGAAAGCATTGCCACCTTTGCACTCTGCGGATTTGCCAACCTCAGCTCCATCGGGATCATGCTGGGAGGCCTGG CCTCCATGGTACCCCAGCGCAAGGGTGACTTAGCCTCCATTGTGCTGCGAGCCCTGCTCACCGGCATCTGTGTCTCCATGCTCAATGCCTGCCTGGCAG GTCTCCTTCACGTGCCAACGGAGGTGGGCGACTGTGTGACCTTCCTCATCACCGCCAACTTCAGCTCTACTAACTACACCATGTACACATGCTGCAAGCAGCTCTTTGCCAG ctcGGTGCTCGAGAACAGGACACTCTCCTTCACAGGAGCCTGGGCGAGCCTGGCGGAGAGTGTGCTGTGCCTGACACAGTGCTGCGGGCACTACAACCACACGTCCTGCATGGGGACAACCTAG
- the SHF gene encoding SH2 domain-containing adapter protein F isoform X4 — MLLSGAAAGSERGGGGAGAGAGAGGAPQCVGTMARWLREHLGFRSAKPAPPAPPKPDYRAGPPPQPPPPPGGAAEPLAAAQPDIVAAYRLQKERDFEDPYSGAPPPAAPDGPRYVSPKHRLIKVEAVEKVPASPPLLPLTPAAPSSPPAGPEPPDEPPQELAVLEDYADPFDAAQVAGSQAGLEKVTENDGYMEPYEAQKMMAEIRQKGLREAPARPLHLYDTPYEPVLGGLDMDGDRPVCPRPRESRLPEDDERPPEEYDQPWEWKKERISKAFAGAARASCT, encoded by the exons ATGCTGCTGAGCGGAGCGGCGGCCGGCtcggagcgcggcggcggcggggcgggagccggggcgggggccggcggggctccGCAGTGCGTGGGCACCATGGCCCGCTGGCTCCGCGAGCACCTGGGCTTCCGCAGCGCCAAgcccgctccccccgcgccgcccaAGCCCGACTACCgcgccgggccgccgccgcagccgcccccgccgcctgGGGGCGCCGCCGAGCCGCTGGCCGCCGCCCAGCCCGACATCGTGGCAGCGTACCGGCTGCAGAAAGAGCGCGACTTCGAGGACCCCTACAgcggggcgccgccgcccgccgcccccgacGGACCCCGGTACGTCTCACCCAAGCACCGGCTCATCAAGGTGGAGGCCGTTGAGAAGGTGCCCGCCAGCcccccgctgctgccgctgACACCCGCCGCCCCCAGCTCACCCCCGGCTGGCCCCGAGCCACCCGACGAGCCACCGCAGGAG cTGGCTGTCCTGGAGGACTACGCAGATCCCTTTGATGCGGCGCAGGTGGCTGGtagccaggcagggctggagaaggTGACGGAGAACGATGGATACATGGAGCCATATGAAGCCCAGAAGATGATGGCTG AGATCCGCCAGAAGGGCTTACGGGAGGCTCCTGCCCGGCCGCTGCACCTCTACGACACTCCCTACGAGCCTGTGCTTGGAGGGCTGGACATGGATGGTGACCGCCCAGTTTGCCCCAGGCCCAGGGAGTCCCGGCTGCCTGAGGATGATGAGCGGCCACCGGAGGAGTATGACCAGCCCTGGGAGTGGAAGAAGGAGCGGATCTCCAAAGCCTTTGCAG